One window of Papaver somniferum cultivar HN1 chromosome 9, ASM357369v1, whole genome shotgun sequence genomic DNA carries:
- the LOC113308954 gene encoding stress-response A/B barrel domain-containing protein At5g22580-like, with amino-acid sequence MGDLKHIVVAKFKEGVNVDEVVKGMEKLVSDTEAVKSFEWGHDVESNAMLTQGYTHVFSMTFRNSDDLTAYLGHPSHVAFSTTFLEAIEKILLFDFPAVVIKASA; translated from the exons atgggagaTCTCAAGCATATAGTTGTGGCCAAGTTCAAGGAAGGTGTAAATGTGGATGAAGTAGTCAAGGGAATGGAAAAGCTGGTTTCAGATACAGAAGCCGTCAAATCCTTTGAAtg GGGTCATGATGTTGAAAGTAACGCCATGCTGACACAAGGTTATACTCATGTATTCTCGATGACGTTTCGCAATTCAGACGATCTTACTGCTTACCTGGGACATCCTAGTCACGTTGCATTCTCTACTACGTTTTTAGAAGCCATTGAGAAGATCTTGCTGTTTGATTTCCCAGCTGTAGTAATTAAAGCTTCAGCTTGA
- the LOC113309401 gene encoding uncharacterized protein LOC113309401 isoform X2 — MSTSLESSSSCWLIDDSEKLEIGFDPKDFNCSHYSRIYKDSSIGEKYELGTRISFDIPDHVPNICDECRKQNGNCGVGLKCICYPKQCRDRVLTGGVSRALSVNYVCYSAFFTSILFGLFH, encoded by the exons ATGTCCACCTCTTTAGAAAGTTCGTCTTCTTGCTGGTTAATTGATGATTCAGAGAAACTAGAAATCGGGTTTGATCCAAAAGATTTTAACTGCTCACACTACAgtagaatatacaaagattcgtCTATTGGTGAAAAGTATGAACTGGGAACAAGAATTTCTTTTGACATTCCTGACCATGTACCTAATATttgtgatgagtgcagaaaacaaAATGGCAACTGTGGTGTTGGTTTGAAGTGTATTTGCTACCCTAAACAATGCA GAGACAGGGTATTAACAGGAGGAGTATCCAGGGCATTATCTGTTAATTATGTCTGTTATTCTGCTTTCTTCACTAGTATTTTGTTTGGTTTATTTCATTGA
- the LOC113310722 gene encoding RING-H2 finger protein ATL32-like, producing MIASGVNLVMTVIGFAVSTMFIVFVCTRLICARIQLNAARRSFPTATRSDLGMLERGLHGLEPVVVAKFPMKKFSDEYFTSCTDTQCTVCLSEYQEKDILRILPYCGHFFHVGCIDIWLQQHSTCPVCRISLRDSPERKRAMQPMFSSAIRPHMDSLDLHPYRCPYTNRSFSSRSIDNRRMDPIQEDQLTSELNTAETVGSISIQCNHVPKTSFEESKEKQVESPSN from the exons ATGATAGCATCAGGGGTGAATTTGGTGATGACAGTAATTGGATTTGCAGTAAGTACGATGTTTATTGTATTTGTATGTACAAGACTCATTTGTGCTAGAATTCAGTTGAATGCTGCTAGACGTTCATTTCCAACAGCTACAAGATCTGATCTCGGAATG CTAGAGCGCGGGCTTCATGGCCTAGAGCCTGTTGTTGTGGCCAAGTTTCCTATGAAGAAGTTCAGCGATGAGTACTTCACATCTTGTACCGATACCCA GTGCACAGTGTGTTTGTCAGAGTACCAAGAGAAGGATATCTTGCGTATCCTTCCCTATTGTGGGCACTTCTTCCACGTCGGATGCATAGATATTTGGCTTCAGCAGCATTCTACTTGCCCCGTTTGTCGAATTTCTCTCCGTGATTCTCCAGAAAGAAAACGTGCGATGCAGCCTATGTTCTCTTCAGCAATCAGACCTCATATGGATTCTCTAGACTTGCATCCTTATCGCTGTCCCTATACCAACCGTAGTTTTTCTTCAAGATCTATTGACAATCGAAGGATGGATCCCATTCAAGAGGATCAGTTGACATCTGAGCTTAATACAGCAGAAACTGTGGGAAGCATCTCCATTCAGTGTAACCATGTTCCCAAAACCAGTTTTGAAGAATCTAAAGAGAAGCAGGTTGAGAGTCCATCCAACTGA
- the LOC113309401 gene encoding uncharacterized protein LOC113309401 isoform X1 — MSTSLESSSSCWLIDDSEKLEIGFDPKDFNCSHYSRIYKDSSIGEKYELGTRISFDIPDHVPNICDECRKQNGNCGVGLKCICYPKQCSKYSLTLKFQDIFFVHYPSRKSRAYGWVPRRSYIGAQETGY, encoded by the exons ATGTCCACCTCTTTAGAAAGTTCGTCTTCTTGCTGGTTAATTGATGATTCAGAGAAACTAGAAATCGGGTTTGATCCAAAAGATTTTAACTGCTCACACTACAgtagaatatacaaagattcgtCTATTGGTGAAAAGTATGAACTGGGAACAAGAATTTCTTTTGACATTCCTGACCATGTACCTAATATttgtgatgagtgcagaaaacaaAATGGCAACTGTGGTGTTGGTTTGAAGTGTATTTGCTACCCTAAACAATGCAGTAAGTACTCCTTGACCCTTAAATTTCAAGATATTTTTTTTGTTCACTACCCATCTCGAAAATCTAGGGCATATGGTTGGGTGCCACGCCGCAGCTACATTGGTGCTCAG GAGACAGGGTATTAA